One genomic region from Panthera tigris isolate Pti1 chromosome D1, P.tigris_Pti1_mat1.1, whole genome shotgun sequence encodes:
- the TMEM45B gene encoding transmembrane protein 45B isoform X1, whose product MEMDWCPRTLMANFKGHALPGSFFLIVGLWWSVKYPLIYFHQKGKSSQLTHYHQRLEIIEAAIRTLFSVIGILAEQFVPDGPYFHLYHENQWVKLMNWQHSTMYLFFAVSGIVDMLTYLIAHVPLGVDRLVMAMAVFTEGFLFYYHVHNRPPLDQHIHSLLLCALFGGTFSIFLEVILRDNIVLQLFRTTLVILQGTWFWQIGFVLFPPFGAPEWDQKDEANIMFITMCFCWHYMAALCIVAINYSLVYCHLTRLKRCGGEIIGIQKLKSDHTYQTALLTGSDEE is encoded by the exons GTGTCCAAGAACACTGATGGCAAACTTTAAGGGCCATGCTCTCCCAGGGAGTTTTTTCTTGATAGTTGGACTGTGGTGGTCAGTGAAGTATCCACTGATATACTTCCACCAAAAGGGGAAAAGCAGCCAACTGACTCATTACCATCAGCGCCTTGAGATCATTGAAGCCGCAATCCGAACTTTGTTTTCAGTCATTG GGATCCTGGCAGAGCAGTTTGTTCCAGATGGGCCCTACTTCCACCTGTACCATGAAAACCAGTGGGTGAAGTTGATGAACTGGCAGCACAGCACCATGTATCTGTTCTTTGCAGTCTCGGGAATCGTGGACATGCTCACCTATCTCATCGCCCACGTTCCCCTGGGGGTGGACAGATTGGTTATGGCTATGGCAGTATTCACTGAAG GTTTTCTCTTCTACTACCATGTCCATAACCGACCACCCTTGGACCAGCACATCCACTCACTCCTGCTGTGTGCACTGTTTGGAGGGACTTTCAGCATCTTCTTAGAGGTGATCCTCCGGGACAACATTGTGCTGCAACTTTTCCGAACCACTCTTGTTAttcttcagggcacctggttcTGGCAG ATTGGGTTTGTGCTGTTCCCACCGTTTGGAGCACCCGAATGGGACCAGAAAGATGAAGCAAACATCATGTTCATCACCATGTGTTTCTGCTGGCACTACATGGCTGCCCTCTGCATTGTGGCCATCAACTACTCTCTCGTTTACTG CCATTTGACTCGGTTAAAGAGGTGCGGAGGAGAAATCATTGGGATTcagaagctgaagtcagatcacACTTACCAGACGGCCCTCCTGACTGGCTCAGATGAAGAGTGA
- the TMEM45B gene encoding transmembrane protein 45B isoform X2, producing the protein MANFKGHALPGSFFLIVGLWWSVKYPLIYFHQKGKSSQLTHYHQRLEIIEAAIRTLFSVIGILAEQFVPDGPYFHLYHENQWVKLMNWQHSTMYLFFAVSGIVDMLTYLIAHVPLGVDRLVMAMAVFTEGFLFYYHVHNRPPLDQHIHSLLLCALFGGTFSIFLEVILRDNIVLQLFRTTLVILQGTWFWQIGFVLFPPFGAPEWDQKDEANIMFITMCFCWHYMAALCIVAINYSLVYCHLTRLKRCGGEIIGIQKLKSDHTYQTALLTGSDEE; encoded by the exons ATGGCAAACTTTAAGGGCCATGCTCTCCCAGGGAGTTTTTTCTTGATAGTTGGACTGTGGTGGTCAGTGAAGTATCCACTGATATACTTCCACCAAAAGGGGAAAAGCAGCCAACTGACTCATTACCATCAGCGCCTTGAGATCATTGAAGCCGCAATCCGAACTTTGTTTTCAGTCATTG GGATCCTGGCAGAGCAGTTTGTTCCAGATGGGCCCTACTTCCACCTGTACCATGAAAACCAGTGGGTGAAGTTGATGAACTGGCAGCACAGCACCATGTATCTGTTCTTTGCAGTCTCGGGAATCGTGGACATGCTCACCTATCTCATCGCCCACGTTCCCCTGGGGGTGGACAGATTGGTTATGGCTATGGCAGTATTCACTGAAG GTTTTCTCTTCTACTACCATGTCCATAACCGACCACCCTTGGACCAGCACATCCACTCACTCCTGCTGTGTGCACTGTTTGGAGGGACTTTCAGCATCTTCTTAGAGGTGATCCTCCGGGACAACATTGTGCTGCAACTTTTCCGAACCACTCTTGTTAttcttcagggcacctggttcTGGCAG ATTGGGTTTGTGCTGTTCCCACCGTTTGGAGCACCCGAATGGGACCAGAAAGATGAAGCAAACATCATGTTCATCACCATGTGTTTCTGCTGGCACTACATGGCTGCCCTCTGCATTGTGGCCATCAACTACTCTCTCGTTTACTG CCATTTGACTCGGTTAAAGAGGTGCGGAGGAGAAATCATTGGGATTcagaagctgaagtcagatcacACTTACCAGACGGCCCTCCTGACTGGCTCAGATGAAGAGTGA